In a single window of the Candidatus Nanosynbacter featherlites genome:
- the mltG gene encoding endolytic transglycosylase MltG, with product MQIRKSRKWMIIVASLVAVLGLSSAAGAGWYLYNLSAVNLGDQAVTRVNITSGMTAPQVASALEEKKLIRSRYAFLGYIKLKRIDARFKVGVYVVKPSQSTPEIIKHLINGQSDEVAVRFYPDGTLRGKDYRSVESALKKAGYNDADIEGAFKADYDSYVFKSRPAGADLEGFVYGDTYFMSGDATAKSAIQRALAEFDQVARKNNLEEKFKKRGLTLYQGITLASIVQKESIGCGVGTEVCEDQRKIASVFYNRMKAGMNLGSDVTYQYAADKLGVARNTQLDSPYNTRVHKGLPPGPIATPGLSALNAVADPAQTDYLFFLSGDDNVTYFAKTDAEHTANAKAHCRQKCQQS from the coding sequence ATGCAGATTCGTAAGTCGAGAAAATGGATGATTATAGTAGCCAGCTTGGTGGCGGTGCTTGGCCTGTCTTCTGCGGCTGGAGCTGGTTGGTACCTATACAATCTTTCGGCGGTGAACTTAGGTGATCAAGCGGTAACGCGAGTCAATATCACCAGCGGCATGACGGCTCCTCAGGTGGCATCTGCCCTGGAAGAGAAGAAGCTCATCCGCAGCCGATATGCATTTTTGGGATATATTAAATTGAAACGAATTGATGCTCGGTTTAAGGTGGGTGTATACGTCGTTAAACCATCGCAATCGACGCCCGAGATCATCAAACATCTGATCAATGGTCAATCTGACGAGGTGGCTGTTCGCTTCTATCCTGACGGCACACTACGAGGAAAAGACTACCGCTCGGTCGAAAGTGCCCTTAAGAAGGCTGGATATAATGACGCCGATATTGAAGGCGCCTTTAAGGCCGACTATGACAGTTATGTCTTCAAATCACGCCCGGCAGGAGCTGATCTTGAAGGTTTTGTCTATGGCGATACGTATTTTATGAGCGGTGACGCAACTGCCAAATCAGCAATTCAGCGAGCATTGGCGGAGTTTGACCAAGTAGCCAGGAAGAATAATTTGGAAGAGAAGTTCAAAAAACGCGGATTGACGCTCTATCAGGGCATAACTCTCGCTTCCATTGTCCAGAAAGAATCAATTGGCTGCGGTGTGGGTACCGAGGTTTGTGAAGACCAGCGGAAGATTGCTAGCGTGTTTTACAACAGGATGAAGGCAGGTATGAATTTGGGCTCGGATGTAACCTACCAGTACGCGGCTGACAAGCTGGGTGTCGCCCGTAATACGCAGCTGGATTCTCCGTATAATACTCGAGTACACAAAGGGCTACCGCCAGGGCCAATAGCCACCCCTGGTCTGAGTGCATTGAATGCCGTCGCCGATCCAGCGCAGACAGATTATCTCTTTTTCCTCAGTGGAGACGACAATGTGACTTATTTTGCCAAAACAGACGCTGAACACACTGCTAACGCCAAGGCACACTGTCGTCAAAAATGTCAGCAATCTTGA
- the ruvX gene encoding Holliday junction resolvase RuvX, protein MAGKNLLALDVGERRIGLAMADTSVRIAVPFGWLENNDDIFTKLAETVLRHGIDIIVVGYPRNQSGEPTKQTEFVEQFVNDFSEIELDAELVYQDESLSSVEAERRLGRVKDKGEIDAEAASIILQDYLEVRYADS, encoded by the coding sequence ATGGCCGGTAAGAACTTGCTGGCACTAGACGTCGGTGAACGACGAATTGGTTTGGCTATGGCTGATACGTCGGTGAGGATCGCTGTGCCGTTTGGCTGGCTGGAAAATAACGATGATATTTTTACCAAATTGGCTGAAACAGTACTGCGCCATGGTATTGACATCATTGTCGTTGGCTATCCTCGCAATCAGTCAGGGGAGCCAACCAAACAGACAGAGTTTGTAGAGCAGTTCGTTAATGATTTCTCTGAAATTGAGCTTGACGCTGAGTTGGTCTATCAGGATGAGTCGCTCAGTAGCGTTGAAGCTGAGCGTCGGTTAGGTCGCGTTAAAGATAAAGGTGAAATTGACGCTGAGGCTGCCAGTATTATTTTGCAGGATTATTTGGAGGTACGTTATGCAGATTCGTAA
- a CDS encoding cell division FtsA domain-containing protein, producing the protein MVLKDLLKKTEKEERELLVSLDIGTEAVKALIAEVRNDVIEVIGVGRKQQELGDMHSGAIADISGVVANCEAALAEAEEKAGVQARRVVIGIAGELVKGVTNTIRYRRPQPERALDVTEMEFIIEKVQERAQGKAQAQIALETGNEDVEVKLVNSALVSLHIDGYKVSNPIGFQGKDVAVQIYTAFAPMVHIGALEKVADELALELIAVAAEPFAVSRSVLGTDANSSFTAILADVGGGTTDIAVVNDGGVEGTRMFGIGGRSFTRTIATELDLSYKDAEKLKLNLGHEYVKPSVKKRLDSAIDKTLEVWLSGVELALSEFDSVDHLPNRILLCGGGASLEKLVDALGSEPWYKELPFTKKPVVQRIKPSEVVGITDTTGDITDHTFVTAMGLLRVGYDTMVSGQDAHGLMDKINRLLKI; encoded by the coding sequence ATGGTACTAAAAGACTTGCTCAAAAAAACCGAAAAAGAAGAACGAGAGTTATTAGTTAGTCTGGACATTGGTACAGAAGCTGTTAAGGCTTTGATCGCTGAAGTGCGAAATGATGTCATTGAAGTGATTGGCGTTGGCCGTAAACAGCAAGAGCTGGGCGATATGCACTCCGGGGCTATCGCTGACATATCTGGTGTGGTCGCCAACTGTGAAGCAGCTCTGGCCGAAGCCGAGGAAAAGGCGGGTGTCCAAGCGCGACGCGTGGTGATTGGTATTGCAGGAGAATTGGTCAAAGGTGTAACAAACACCATCCGTTATCGTCGTCCGCAGCCAGAACGAGCGTTGGATGTTACTGAGATGGAATTTATCATCGAAAAAGTTCAGGAACGAGCACAGGGTAAAGCCCAGGCACAGATTGCGCTGGAAACTGGCAATGAAGACGTTGAAGTGAAGCTGGTCAACTCAGCTTTGGTGAGTTTGCATATTGATGGCTATAAAGTATCAAATCCAATTGGTTTTCAAGGCAAGGATGTGGCAGTGCAGATCTATACGGCGTTTGCGCCAATGGTACATATCGGTGCTTTGGAAAAGGTGGCTGATGAGCTGGCACTAGAGCTAATCGCTGTGGCAGCCGAGCCATTTGCGGTCAGTAGAAGTGTACTAGGGACAGATGCGAACAGCTCGTTTACCGCAATTTTGGCAGACGTTGGTGGTGGAACGACCGACATTGCAGTGGTTAATGACGGTGGTGTGGAAGGCACGAGGATGTTTGGAATCGGTGGTCGTAGCTTCACCAGGACGATTGCTACGGAGCTTGATCTTAGTTACAAAGATGCGGAAAAACTCAAGCTCAATCTTGGCCACGAGTACGTTAAACCTTCGGTCAAGAAACGGCTTGATAGTGCGATTGATAAAACCCTTGAGGTGTGGTTGTCTGGGGTAGAGTTGGCATTAAGCGAGTTTGATAGTGTTGATCATTTGCCAAATAGGATTTTACTGTGTGGTGGAGGCGCCAGCTTGGAAAAGTTGGTTGACGCCCTGGGTAGTGAACCATGGTACAAAGAACTACCATTTACGAAAAAACCAGTAGTTCAGCGCATCAAACCGTCTGAGGTGGTCGGTATTACTGATACAACAGGTGACATCACTGATCACACATTTGTAACTGCCATGGGTTTGTTGCGCGTGGGGTATGATACAATGGTAAGTGGCCAAGACGCTCATGGCTTAATGGATAAAATTAATCGATTATTGAAAATATAA
- a CDS encoding alanine--tRNA ligase-related protein → MNAQDIRNAYLRFYKDRHHAVLQRAPLVLHNDPTTLFTGSGMQPLLPYLLGQDHPEGTRLTDSQTCLRAQDIEDVGDNRHTTFFEMLGNWSMGEYFKRQQIEWFFEFLTEVVGLDPHKIYVTCFIGDEKHNIPRDDEAAQIWQEVFAKKGIDAKIVELGTAEAGDRLGMQGGRIFFYDDNENWWSRGGGIESTPIGDPCGPDSEVFYDFGEENHDPKFGLAHPASDSGHFMEIGNQVFMQYRRLEDGSFEPLARKNVDFGGGLERIAAAAIDSPDVFKISLMWPIIEKLQQLSGKSYEDNLESMRVIADHLRAATFLAVDGCVPSNKEQGYVMRRLLRRAIRFSHDLGIEEEFFEEIVPVIADLYVQDFPEVAEQRDKIIITLMKEEKAFARTLMKGTKHLLSFLSDGLTGKEIFTMHDTYGFPYELSVEIAKRNHIQLAADWKAEFDTLMAEQRRRSQTAAKGTFKGGLEGQTMAHRRLHTANHLMYAALRRVLGDHVMQRGSNITTERLRFDFNNDAKVTREQLDEVERLVNGWIDADLPVSYTEYPTDEAFKMGAVGAFGDRYGDTVKVYQMGEGDQRASFEICGGPHVDHTGQLAQDDDGTPNGKRFRIIKEESSSAGVRRVKAVLK, encoded by the coding sequence ATGAATGCACAAGATATCCGCAACGCCTATCTCCGATTTTACAAAGATCGCCATCATGCAGTTTTACAACGCGCCCCGTTGGTTTTACACAACGACCCGACCACGCTGTTCACTGGCTCTGGCATGCAGCCACTTTTGCCGTATTTGTTGGGACAAGATCACCCAGAGGGAACGCGATTGACAGACAGCCAAACTTGCCTGCGCGCTCAAGACATTGAGGATGTTGGTGACAATCGCCACACTACCTTTTTCGAGATGTTGGGCAACTGGAGTATGGGCGAATATTTCAAACGCCAGCAGATTGAGTGGTTTTTTGAATTTTTGACAGAGGTTGTTGGCTTAGATCCGCACAAGATTTACGTCACTTGTTTCATTGGCGATGAGAAACATAATATTCCGCGTGATGATGAGGCGGCGCAAATTTGGCAAGAAGTCTTTGCTAAAAAGGGCATTGACGCTAAGATTGTAGAATTAGGTACGGCAGAGGCTGGTGATCGACTGGGTATGCAAGGTGGTCGGATATTTTTCTATGACGACAACGAGAACTGGTGGAGCCGTGGTGGCGGTATTGAGAGTACGCCAATTGGTGATCCGTGCGGGCCGGACAGTGAAGTGTTTTATGACTTTGGTGAAGAAAACCACGATCCTAAGTTTGGTCTGGCTCACCCTGCCAGCGATAGTGGTCATTTCATGGAAATTGGTAACCAGGTGTTCATGCAGTACCGTCGGCTTGAAGACGGTAGCTTTGAACCACTGGCGCGCAAAAATGTTGACTTTGGTGGCGGCTTGGAGCGAATCGCTGCTGCGGCGATTGATAGTCCAGATGTTTTTAAAATTAGCTTGATGTGGCCGATCATTGAAAAGTTGCAACAATTGAGCGGCAAATCGTATGAGGATAACCTGGAAAGTATGCGCGTCATAGCCGACCATTTGCGAGCGGCGACCTTTTTGGCGGTTGATGGCTGCGTGCCAAGTAACAAGGAGCAGGGCTATGTGATGCGTCGTTTGCTGCGCCGAGCGATTCGTTTTTCTCATGACCTTGGTATTGAGGAAGAATTCTTTGAGGAAATTGTGCCAGTCATCGCTGATCTGTACGTTCAAGATTTCCCAGAGGTGGCCGAGCAGCGTGACAAAATTATCATTACACTGATGAAGGAAGAGAAAGCCTTTGCTCGCACATTGATGAAGGGAACGAAGCATCTGTTGAGCTTTTTGAGTGATGGTCTGACTGGTAAAGAAATCTTTACCATGCACGACACCTATGGCTTTCCGTATGAACTGAGTGTTGAGATTGCCAAGCGTAATCACATCCAGCTTGCAGCGGATTGGAAGGCTGAATTTGACACATTGATGGCGGAACAGCGACGTCGTTCTCAGACTGCTGCCAAAGGTACATTTAAGGGTGGATTGGAAGGTCAGACCATGGCGCATCGCCGTTTGCACACCGCCAACCATCTGATGTATGCAGCGCTCAGGCGAGTGCTGGGTGACCATGTTATGCAGCGTGGCAGTAATATTACTACTGAGCGGCTGCGATTTGACTTTAATAATGATGCCAAAGTTACGCGTGAGCAGTTGGACGAAGTTGAGAGATTGGTTAATGGCTGGATCGATGCGGACCTACCTGTCAGCTACACCGAATATCCAACTGATGAAGCTTTCAAAATGGGTGCGGTTGGTGCGTTTGGCGACCGCTACGGTGACACCGTCAAGGTCTATCAGATGGGCGAAGGTGACCAGCGAGCTAGTTTCGAGATTTGCGGCGGTCCGCATGTGGATCATACTGGTCAATTGGCCCAGGACGATGATGGTACGCCAAACGGTAAACGATTTAGGATAATCAAAGAAGAATCCAGTTCTGCTGGTGTGCGGCGCGTTAAAGCAGTACTGAAATAG
- the rpsP gene encoding 30S ribosomal protein S16 yields MLAIRLQRLGRKGYPVYRLAVQEAQRHPSSGRVVAYVGSYNPHTKVANIQVELAQKYLDNGAQPTPRVVKLLKEAGVTLPKWVKEPAADKHKAIRNPEKLRKNQPKEEAPAEDAAEETAA; encoded by the coding sequence ATGTTAGCAATTCGTTTGCAACGTTTGGGTCGCAAGGGCTACCCAGTCTACCGTCTGGCTGTACAGGAAGCACAGCGCCACCCATCAAGCGGCCGTGTTGTCGCCTATGTTGGTAGCTACAATCCACACACAAAAGTAGCAAATATTCAGGTTGAATTGGCACAAAAATATTTGGACAATGGTGCTCAGCCAACACCACGTGTTGTTAAGTTGTTGAAAGAAGCTGGCGTCACATTACCAAAGTGGGTCAAAGAACCAGCTGCCGACAAGCACAAAGCCATTCGTAACCCAGAAAAGTTGCGTAAAAACCAGCCAAAGGAAGAAGCTCCAGCTGAAGACGCGGCTGAAGAAACAGCAGCGTAG
- a CDS encoding MnmA/TRMU family protein, with amino-acid sequence MARVFVGMSGGVDSSVAAALLVEQGHDVTGVYMKNWSEDLPGIHCPWAEDVADAKRVAVGLGIDFQVFDFQKEYKQNVVDYMIREYQAGRTPNPDVMCNQEVKFKLFLEAALAAGAEYIATGHYARAEHLTDGAVLGNSDAVVSRHGVHADPSLSPAELTTFRQSSVIQDESIFTPGFVKAPSLPSAVRLLRAHDDNKDQTYFLYRVTSEALAKTMFPLGDFTKAEVRQMAKERGLWTASKKESMGICFVGQVGIREFLSEYVATSPGDIIDQQTGVVVGWHDGAIFYTLGQRHGLDIGGGLPYYVVGKDMAKNEVYVSRSIDNANLWRKELTLTDAHWIGQPPKDGTYQIRVRHRAPLIDAEVARVNDDTGEKVAVKLSEPQRAVAPGQSAVIYDGEECLGGGIIQTD; translated from the coding sequence ATGGCTCGGGTGTTCGTCGGTATGTCGGGCGGCGTTGATTCATCGGTGGCGGCAGCACTATTGGTCGAGCAAGGTCACGACGTGACTGGCGTGTATATGAAAAACTGGTCGGAAGACCTACCTGGTATACACTGTCCGTGGGCAGAAGATGTGGCTGATGCCAAGCGCGTGGCGGTGGGACTAGGGATTGATTTTCAGGTGTTTGATTTTCAGAAAGAGTATAAGCAAAATGTTGTTGACTATATGATCCGTGAATACCAGGCGGGTCGGACGCCAAATCCTGATGTGATGTGCAATCAAGAGGTGAAATTTAAGCTATTTTTAGAGGCGGCGTTGGCGGCGGGTGCGGAGTATATTGCGACGGGGCATTATGCGCGAGCTGAACATTTAACAGACGGTGCAGTATTGGGTAATTCTGACGCGGTTGTCTCACGCCATGGTGTTCACGCTGATCCGTCGCTGTCGCCTGCGGAACTCACTACGTTCAGACAGTCCTCGGTGATTCAGGACGAATCAATATTCACGCCTGGGTTCGTCAAAGCGCCATCATTACCCAGTGCTGTACGCTTACTCCGCGCTCATGATGATAACAAAGACCAGACCTATTTTCTGTACCGCGTGACGTCCGAGGCACTGGCAAAAACTATGTTTCCGCTGGGTGATTTCACCAAGGCTGAGGTGCGCCAGATGGCCAAAGAGCGGGGTTTGTGGACCGCCAGCAAAAAGGAATCGATGGGTATCTGCTTTGTTGGACAAGTGGGAATTCGCGAGTTTTTGTCAGAATATGTTGCAACGAGCCCGGGCGATATCATCGATCAACAAACGGGCGTGGTCGTTGGTTGGCATGACGGGGCGATATTTTACACTTTAGGGCAGCGACATGGGTTGGATATCGGTGGCGGCTTGCCGTATTATGTCGTCGGCAAAGACATGGCAAAGAACGAAGTTTACGTGTCGCGCTCAATTGATAATGCGAACTTGTGGCGCAAAGAATTGACGTTAACCGACGCCCACTGGATTGGTCAGCCGCCAAAAGACGGCACCTATCAAATCCGGGTACGACACCGAGCGCCATTGATTGATGCGGAAGTTGCGCGCGTGAATGACGATACTGGCGAAAAGGTGGCAGTGAAGTTGTCTGAACCGCAGCGTGCTGTCGCCCCAGGCCAGTCAGCCGTGATATATGACGGCGAGGAATGCTTGGGCGGTGGGATTATCCAAACAGATTGA
- a CDS encoding YdcF family protein has translation MIHRLIGLAVVLVVIIIGLTMYLAPDDLAKCSAPGSGECAPADAIVAVSGGDTDARTDEAIRLYKQRWSSLLIMSGAAADKTGLSNAEAMKRRALLQGVPDKHIIIEDHSETTKQNAVEVKSVITARKMKRIILVTSGYHMQRARSEFAAQVPGVEVLSHPVSRDKHWGDLWWLTPWGWWLAVGELIKIGLFTIGGTR, from the coding sequence ATGATCCATCGATTGATTGGACTGGCTGTTGTTTTGGTAGTGATTATCATTGGTTTGACGATGTATTTGGCGCCAGACGATTTGGCGAAATGTTCTGCTCCTGGCTCTGGTGAGTGCGCGCCGGCTGATGCCATTGTGGCGGTTTCTGGCGGAGACACTGATGCACGGACTGACGAAGCAATTCGTTTATATAAGCAAAGATGGTCGTCGCTGCTCATTATGTCAGGTGCGGCAGCTGATAAGACGGGGTTGTCCAATGCTGAGGCCATGAAGCGTCGTGCGTTGTTGCAGGGTGTGCCAGATAAGCATATTATCATTGAAGATCATTCTGAGACGACAAAACAAAATGCAGTTGAAGTAAAATCAGTTATCACTGCTCGCAAAATGAAGCGCATCATCTTAGTCACCAGCGGCTATCATATGCAACGAGCCCGGTCTGAGTTTGCGGCGCAAGTGCCTGGTGTAGAGGTGCTATCACACCCTGTCAGCCGTGATAAACATTGGGGCGATTTATGGTGGCTCACACCGTGGGGCTGGTGGCTAGCAGTTGGCGAGTTGATCAAAATTGGGTTATTTACCATTGGGGGAACACGCTGA
- a CDS encoding cysteine desulfurase family protein, whose protein sequence is MNDKLIYLDHAAATPMDPLVVEAMQPYFSEKFFNPSSPYAAGVAVKRDYQAAKARIAQVLGVVADELVMTAGATESVNLAFQAAERTVCAVATIEHASVLSAAGRYREAVLIQPDHKGRISPEAVKQALAPDVGFVSIALANHELGYVQPIEEIARVIQVERERRRSAGESTPLLFHTDASQAAALLDIKVKRLGVDLLTLSAAKVYGPKQVGLLWVRPGVHIAPTIVGGGQELGLRSGTENVAGVIGFAEALELAAKRRKAEVKRLQGLRDAMIRKMKAELPEMIISSDRKKSLANFLNISFPGLDAERLVFLLEMNGVMVATGSACAANSGTRSHVLSAIGLSASDIDGSLRITLGRLNDEAMVVRAAEFIIQSVRKEQERIK, encoded by the coding sequence GTGAATGATAAGTTGATATATCTTGATCATGCGGCGGCAACGCCGATGGACCCGTTGGTGGTTGAGGCGATGCAGCCCTATTTTTCTGAGAAATTTTTCAATCCATCCAGTCCGTATGCTGCTGGTGTTGCCGTGAAGCGTGACTATCAAGCAGCCAAGGCGCGCATTGCGCAGGTTTTGGGTGTTGTTGCTGATGAATTGGTGATGACAGCTGGCGCCACGGAGTCAGTTAATTTGGCGTTTCAGGCGGCAGAGCGAACAGTCTGTGCGGTTGCGACCATTGAGCACGCGTCAGTTCTGTCGGCTGCTGGACGTTACCGAGAAGCAGTGTTGATCCAGCCGGATCATAAGGGAAGAATTTCTCCAGAAGCAGTGAAACAGGCTCTCGCTCCAGATGTTGGTTTCGTGTCAATCGCCCTGGCAAATCATGAGCTGGGCTATGTGCAACCAATTGAAGAGATTGCTCGCGTCATTCAAGTAGAGCGGGAACGGCGTCGGTCTGCTGGGGAGAGCACACCGCTATTATTCCATACCGATGCATCTCAGGCAGCAGCGCTGTTGGATATAAAAGTGAAACGATTAGGCGTTGATTTATTGACGCTCAGCGCGGCAAAAGTCTACGGACCAAAACAAGTCGGTCTGCTGTGGGTACGTCCGGGTGTACATATTGCACCAACTATTGTCGGGGGTGGACAGGAGCTGGGTCTTCGCAGTGGCACGGAAAATGTCGCTGGTGTAATTGGTTTTGCTGAGGCTTTGGAGCTGGCTGCCAAACGGCGCAAAGCTGAAGTGAAGCGACTGCAGGGATTGCGCGATGCTATGATTCGGAAGATGAAAGCTGAGCTACCTGAAATGATCATTTCGTCTGATCGTAAAAAGTCGTTGGCGAATTTTTTGAATATTTCTTTTCCAGGTTTGGACGCTGAACGATTGGTCTTTTTGCTGGAAATGAATGGCGTGATGGTGGCGACAGGTAGCGCGTGTGCCGCTAACTCCGGCACACGTTCGCATGTACTGTCGGCTATTGGTTTGAGCGCCTCAGATATTGATGGCAGTTTACGCATCACCCTTGGAAGGTTAAATGATGAAGCAATGGTTGTTCGAGCAGCTGAGTTCATCATTCAGTCGGTCCGAAAAGAGCAGGAGAGAATCAAATGA
- a CDS encoding TatD family hydrolase has translation MNQAEATQATDLRLIDSHCHVHDTEFFADNREELYQQSIAAGIGMICVGTDQRSSQQAVEFAANRDFAWAAVGVHPHDSKDGWGEIEQLLKNRAENSPIVAIGEIGLDYYYNHSPREVQIQALEAQLQLAVDYDLPVSFHIRDGAPDQPSVWDDFWPIFDNFHGVRGVLHSFTDTRRNLEKGFARGLYVGLNGISTFTKDQTQRELFASVPLERLLLETDAPFLTPKPFRGKMNKPEYVELVAKYWAAERKLALHDLEKAATDNTVKLFGL, from the coding sequence ATGAACCAAGCAGAAGCGACTCAAGCGACGGACTTGCGTTTGATCGATTCGCATTGTCATGTGCACGACACTGAGTTTTTCGCGGATAATCGTGAGGAGCTATACCAACAGTCAATTGCAGCGGGCATTGGCATGATTTGTGTTGGCACTGACCAGCGCAGTAGTCAGCAAGCCGTGGAGTTTGCCGCAAATCGCGACTTTGCCTGGGCGGCAGTTGGCGTTCATCCGCACGACAGCAAAGATGGCTGGGGTGAGATAGAACAATTGTTGAAGAATAGAGCGGAGAATTCACCAATTGTAGCGATTGGTGAGATTGGCCTTGATTATTATTACAATCACAGCCCGCGCGAGGTGCAAATTCAGGCGCTGGAGGCGCAGCTGCAGTTGGCGGTGGATTATGATTTGCCAGTGAGCTTTCATATTCGCGATGGCGCACCTGACCAGCCGTCGGTGTGGGATGACTTTTGGCCGATTTTTGATAATTTCCATGGCGTGCGCGGTGTACTACACAGTTTTACTGATACGCGCCGCAATTTGGAGAAGGGATTTGCCCGCGGGCTGTATGTTGGCTTGAACGGCATTAGCACGTTCACCAAAGACCAAACGCAGCGAGAATTATTCGCTTCTGTCCCGCTGGAGCGATTATTACTAGAAACCGATGCACCGTTCTTGACACCAAAGCCATTTCGTGGTAAGATGAATAAGCCAGAATATGTGGAGTTGGTGGCAAAGTATTGGGCGGCGGAGCGCAAGCTAGCGCTTCACGACCTCGAAAAAGCAGCGACCGATAACACGGTAAAACTTTTTGGCTTGTAA
- the metG gene encoding methionine--tRNA ligase, with amino-acid sequence MTKQHAYITTAIPYVNGLPHIGHAMDYMLADVWTRYQRQNGREVRFQTGVDEHGNKIAAKAASQNQTPQAYVDQMHGNFQNMIAELNISATDFIRTTDPHHVSAVQYIWQKLAAAGYIYKSTYEGWYCQGCEAFVTDKEAAENNGICPDHQSPYQRLSEENYYFKTSAFSENIRQAIESNKMKIVPEFRKKEFLELMKDGLKDVSISRPRKNLSWGVPVPGDDTQVMYVWLDALSNYITVIGYPDRPEEWQAFWPANVQVIGKDILRFHAGIWPAMLMALDLPLPKVLLVHGFINVGGAKMSKSLGNGVGPADIIPHYGVEAFRYYFLRHVPTQDDGDFTWEKFEAAYNGELGNDLGNLVQRVAKMVQSYQAGVIGDAPQAEHDMGPYRHFMESFAFNQAMDEIWQIIRSLNQYIERVQPWQVAKKRAKDPEAEAHLGEILAYACGTLLQVSDMLRPFMPQTAEKIHDMFASGVVPPEPTPLFPRKYLHTPDPRAPKTDAQGSK; translated from the coding sequence ATGACTAAACAACACGCCTATATCACTACTGCTATTCCTTATGTCAACGGTTTGCCACACATTGGGCACGCCATGGACTACATGTTGGCGGACGTGTGGACGCGCTATCAACGGCAAAACGGCCGCGAGGTGCGTTTCCAGACGGGCGTGGATGAGCATGGCAATAAAATTGCCGCCAAGGCTGCCAGCCAAAATCAGACACCGCAAGCCTATGTCGATCAAATGCATGGTAATTTCCAAAATATGATCGCCGAATTGAATATTTCAGCGACGGATTTTATCCGCACGACTGACCCGCATCATGTTAGTGCGGTGCAGTACATTTGGCAGAAGCTGGCTGCGGCTGGCTACATCTACAAAAGCACGTACGAGGGCTGGTACTGCCAAGGCTGTGAGGCGTTCGTCACCGACAAAGAAGCAGCTGAAAATAATGGCATTTGTCCCGACCACCAGTCGCCATACCAACGACTGAGTGAAGAAAATTATTATTTCAAAACCAGCGCATTTTCGGAGAACATTCGTCAGGCTATTGAATCAAACAAGATGAAAATTGTGCCAGAATTCCGCAAAAAAGAGTTTTTGGAATTGATGAAAGATGGCTTGAAAGACGTGTCAATTTCGCGTCCGCGCAAGAACCTCAGCTGGGGCGTGCCGGTGCCAGGCGATGATACACAGGTGATGTATGTCTGGTTGGATGCGCTGAGTAATTACATCACGGTTATCGGCTATCCTGATCGTCCAGAAGAATGGCAGGCATTTTGGCCAGCAAATGTGCAGGTGATTGGCAAGGATATCCTTCGTTTCCACGCTGGAATTTGGCCGGCAATGTTGATGGCGCTAGATTTACCACTACCAAAAGTACTGTTAGTGCACGGCTTTATCAATGTTGGTGGCGCCAAGATGAGTAAGAGTCTCGGTAATGGTGTCGGTCCAGCTGACATCATCCCGCACTACGGTGTCGAGGCCTTTCGCTATTATTTCCTGCGTCACGTGCCAACGCAAGATGACGGTGATTTCACCTGGGAGAAATTTGAAGCCGCGTACAACGGTGAGTTGGGCAATGATCTCGGTAATTTGGTGCAGCGCGTGGCTAAGATGGTGCAGTCATATCAGGCAGGTGTCATTGGCGATGCGCCACAAGCTGAACACGACATGGGCCCATACCGCCACTTCATGGAAAGCTTTGCTTTTAACCAAGCTATGGATGAAATTTGGCAAATCATCCGTTCATTGAACCAGTACATCGAGCGCGTCCAGCCGTGGCAAGTTGCCAAAAAACGGGCCAAAGACCCAGAAGCTGAAGCACACCTAGGCGAGATTTTAGCGTATGCTTGCGGTACATTGCTACAAGTGTCTGACATGCTGCGCCCATTCATGCCACAAACTGCTGAGAAGATTCACGACATGTTTGCTAGTGGCGTTGTGCCACCAGAGCCGACACCACTATTCCCGCGCAAATACCTCCACACGCCTGACCCACGCGCGCCAAAAACAGACGCACAAGGTAGCAAGTGA